Proteins from a single region of Bacillales bacterium:
- a CDS encoding aminopeptidase P family protein has protein sequence MKADFFANNRKKLSGALKEGSLTILFAGSAPHRSADETYRFVPNRNFYYMTGIDRENIIFALKKSEGKIEEMLFIEENDPVMERWVGRKLSEEEAKAASGISKIRKVQEFPAFVHSALQNEKIETVYLNLELMNWGAGPSKAHEFARELQVKYPQAKVENVYADITQLRVVKEPEEVDKIRRAIAITKDGIENVWKHAKPGMKENELEAYFNFTLQTQGVKETAFPTIAASGKNATILHYVNNDDETKDGDLVLLDLGATYDYYSADLTRTFPINGKFSERQKAVYNVVLQALKETTELVKPGLNFAELNKHTKKVLAEGCRNLGLIEKDEEIDRYYYHGVSHSLGLDTHDVGRYRDMDLVPGMVLTIEPGLYIAEENIGIRLEDDVLVTVDGHENLSAAMIRTVEDIESFLANR, from the coding sequence ATGAAAGCCGATTTTTTTGCGAACAACCGAAAGAAGTTATCCGGCGCTCTGAAGGAGGGGTCGTTGACGATTTTGTTTGCCGGCAGCGCGCCGCACCGTTCGGCTGACGAGACGTACCGATTCGTTCCGAACCGTAATTTTTATTATATGACCGGCATTGACCGGGAGAACATCATCTTCGCGCTCAAGAAAAGCGAAGGCAAGATCGAAGAGATGTTGTTTATCGAAGAAAACGATCCGGTTATGGAAAGGTGGGTCGGCCGGAAACTGTCGGAAGAAGAGGCGAAAGCGGCTTCGGGCATTTCGAAGATTCGTAAGGTACAAGAATTTCCGGCATTCGTCCACAGCGCTTTGCAAAATGAAAAGATCGAAACCGTCTATTTGAACTTGGAGTTGATGAATTGGGGAGCTGGACCGTCAAAAGCACACGAATTCGCGCGCGAACTGCAAGTCAAGTATCCTCAGGCGAAAGTCGAGAACGTGTATGCCGATATTACGCAGCTCCGCGTTGTCAAGGAACCGGAAGAGGTTGATAAAATTCGCCGGGCAATTGCGATCACGAAGGACGGCATTGAGAATGTATGGAAGCACGCCAAGCCGGGGATGAAGGAAAACGAGCTGGAAGCGTATTTCAATTTCACGCTGCAAACGCAAGGAGTGAAGGAAACGGCGTTTCCGACGATTGCCGCTTCCGGGAAGAATGCGACGATTCTTCATTACGTGAACAACGATGACGAGACAAAAGACGGCGATCTCGTTCTTCTTGATCTTGGGGCGACGTATGATTATTACAGCGCGGACTTGACCCGGACGTTTCCGATTAACGGGAAGTTCAGCGAGCGTCAGAAAGCTGTTTACAACGTAGTTTTGCAGGCGTTGAAAGAGACGACGGAATTGGTAAAACCAGGGCTGAATTTCGCGGAGCTGAACAAACATACGAAAAAAGTGCTTGCTGAAGGGTGCAGGAACCTCGGCTTGATTGAAAAAGATGAAGAAATTGATCGTTATTATTACCATGGCGTCAGCCATTCGCTCGGATTGGATACGCACGATGTCGGGCGCTATCGCGACATGGATCTCGTGCCGGGAATGGTGTTGACGATTGAACCGGGATTGTACATTGCCGAGGAAAACATCGGCATTCGCCTGGAAGATGACGTACTCGTAACTGTGGACGGCCATGAGAATTTGTCTGCGGCGATGATTCGGACGGTCGAAGACATCGAATCGTTCTTGGCGAATCGGTAA
- a CDS encoding LTA synthase family protein: MIFFRGRSTWIFYLTAVILFWLKSYAVLQFYTDLKTTGLLQQIILWINPIASSILVLSLSFFFGKKLRGSTVLIVDFLATMLLYADILYYRFYIDFITLPVITQLPNVGGLSQSTVALASPYDVFLFVDLLALFVWWRKDEWRPTPVTKKQRGLTVTVAVLFLLANVALVKAENPNLFKAFYNREAIAKAFGIMNYHLYDLVSQLKPVAALALASDNDLEEIQRYVAEHEISPNPVLFGKYKNQNVILISLESTQTFVIHRKVNGQEVTPFLNDLIDESYYFDHFYHQTEQGKTSDAEFLIDNSLYPLPSGSVFVRYPDHEYEALPEILDRRGYQSVVFHGNDRTFWNRDDMYDSLGYDRFYSARDYRMTEENTINYGLKDIPFFEQSMKYVKQLEPPFYAKFITLSNHFPFLIDPEDELIDPPNSDYEIVNRYFMTVRYEDEALKRFFQELKASGLYDSSIIVLYGDHYGISEAYEEGLEQVLGEQLSPVERIRLQRVPLIIHVPGQTEGKTIHTVGGEIDIRPTLLHLLGIDTSKFIHFGHDLFSPEKEDFVVFRDGSFVTDAYVYTGNECYRKSDGALMAKSMCRPWFDRRSAELENSDQVIYQNLLQFKEK; encoded by the coding sequence TTGATTTTTTTCCGCGGACGTTCTACATGGATCTTTTATTTGACGGCGGTGATCTTGTTTTGGCTGAAATCGTATGCCGTCTTGCAATTTTATACCGATTTAAAGACGACGGGCTTGTTGCAGCAAATCATTTTATGGATCAATCCGATTGCTTCGTCGATCCTCGTGCTGTCGCTAAGTTTCTTTTTCGGAAAAAAACTGCGCGGCTCCACGGTGTTGATCGTCGATTTTCTCGCCACGATGCTGCTTTACGCCGATATTTTATATTACCGATTTTACATCGATTTCATCACGCTGCCGGTCATCACGCAGCTGCCGAACGTCGGGGGATTGTCGCAGAGTACGGTTGCGCTTGCCAGTCCGTATGATGTATTCCTGTTCGTTGACTTGCTTGCGCTTTTTGTCTGGTGGAGAAAAGACGAGTGGCGGCCGACCCCGGTTACGAAAAAACAAAGAGGGCTGACAGTCACGGTTGCGGTTTTGTTTTTGTTGGCCAATGTCGCGCTCGTGAAGGCGGAGAACCCTAACTTGTTTAAAGCGTTTTACAACCGGGAAGCGATTGCGAAAGCGTTTGGCATCATGAATTACCATCTTTACGATCTCGTCTCCCAGTTGAAACCGGTGGCCGCGCTTGCGCTGGCTTCTGACAACGACCTTGAGGAAATCCAACGGTACGTCGCTGAACACGAAATTAGCCCGAATCCCGTTTTGTTCGGGAAATACAAGAACCAAAACGTCATCTTGATTTCGCTCGAATCGACACAAACCTTCGTGATTCACCGAAAGGTGAACGGGCAGGAAGTGACGCCGTTCTTGAACGACTTGATCGACGAAAGTTATTATTTCGACCACTTTTATCACCAAACCGAGCAAGGGAAGACGTCGGATGCGGAATTTTTGATCGATAATTCGCTTTATCCTCTGCCGAGCGGCTCGGTATTTGTCCGTTACCCGGATCACGAGTATGAAGCTTTGCCGGAAATTTTGGATCGCCGCGGCTATCAATCGGTCGTGTTTCACGGCAACGACCGCACATTTTGGAATCGGGACGATATGTATGATTCGCTCGGGTACGACCGGTTTTATTCGGCGCGGGATTATCGCATGACCGAGGAAAATACGATCAATTACGGACTGAAGGACATCCCGTTTTTCGAGCAATCGATGAAATACGTGAAGCAGCTGGAGCCGCCTTTTTATGCGAAATTCATTACGCTCTCCAATCATTTCCCGTTTTTGATTGATCCCGAAGACGAGTTGATTGACCCGCCGAACAGCGATTACGAGATCGTCAACCGGTATTTCATGACCGTTCGTTACGAAGACGAGGCGTTGAAACGGTTCTTCCAGGAATTGAAAGCTTCCGGGTTGTACGATTCCTCGATCATTGTATTGTACGGTGATCATTACGGGATCTCCGAAGCGTACGAGGAAGGGCTGGAACAAGTGCTCGGCGAACAGTTGTCCCCCGTTGAACGGATCCGATTGCAGCGGGTGCCGTTGATCATCCATGTGCCGGGACAAACGGAAGGGAAAACGATCCATACCGTCGGCGGCGAAATCGACATCCGTCCGACCCTTTTGCATCTGCTCGGCATCGACACCTCGAAGTTCATCCATTTCGGGCACGACTTGTTTTCTCCGGAAAAAGAAGACTTTGTTGTGTTTCGGGACGGCAGTTTCGTCACCGACGCCTACGTTTACACCGGAAACGAGTGTTATCGGAAAAGCGATGGAGCGCTCATGGCGAAAAGCATGTGCCGGCCGTGGTTCGACAGGCGATCGGCGGAATTGGAAAATTCCGATCAGGTCATTTACCAGAACCTGTTGCAATTCAAGGAAAAATGA
- a CDS encoding GNAT family N-acetyltransferase: MITASSFKFKMASEPAEFEQIYRLNYKTFVEEIPQHERNEENRLVDRFDSESTYIIGLDGDRVVGMIAVRGNRPFSLDQKLENLDAYFPEGRKICEVRLLAVEKAYRNGRVFLGLARQLIDYCLEYGYDMAIISGTLREKKLYRHLGFVPFGPLVGTKEAPFQPMYLTKEAFFAKEAMFRRLNALPAEEEQPEAPAETISFLPGPVAMDEKVRETFGEKPISHRSRQFVDDFQRVKRQLCELTRTNHVEIALGTGTLGNDIVAAQLSQLEGRGLIVTNGEFGERLLDHAARFGLAHETMKHEWGEPLAYEKIGERLKENPEIRWLWTVHCETSTGLLNDMESLKRLCRLHDVRLCLDCCSSIGIVPVDLSDVFLASSGSGKGMSSFAGLATVFYNHDVQPSTRIPRYLDLGYYASKQGVPFTHSSNLVYALKTALQRFEDGELFRKQAELAAWLRGELRDRGFVLFGSDENTSPGIVTIELPEETNSLAAGEALERAGYLLSYRSEYLLKRNWVQISLMGEHSKGQLLSLLAELQRFAR; this comes from the coding sequence ATGATTACCGCTTCGTCATTCAAGTTCAAAATGGCTTCGGAACCTGCCGAATTTGAACAAATTTATCGGCTCAATTATAAAACGTTCGTGGAAGAAATTCCTCAACATGAAAGAAATGAGGAAAACCGCCTCGTTGACCGTTTCGACAGCGAAAGCACTTACATCATCGGACTGGACGGCGACCGCGTCGTCGGCATGATCGCCGTACGCGGCAATCGGCCGTTTTCGCTCGATCAAAAGCTCGAAAACTTGGACGCTTATTTTCCGGAAGGCCGGAAAATTTGCGAAGTGCGGCTGCTGGCGGTTGAGAAGGCGTACCGGAACGGTCGCGTTTTCCTCGGACTGGCGCGGCAATTGATCGATTATTGCCTCGAATACGGTTACGACATGGCGATCATCTCCGGAACGTTGAGAGAAAAGAAATTGTACCGCCATCTCGGATTCGTACCGTTCGGACCGTTGGTCGGAACGAAAGAAGCGCCGTTTCAGCCGATGTATTTGACAAAGGAAGCGTTTTTCGCGAAAGAGGCGATGTTCCGGCGTCTTAACGCTTTGCCGGCCGAAGAAGAACAACCGGAGGCACCGGCGGAGACGATCAGCTTTTTGCCGGGGCCGGTTGCGATGGATGAGAAAGTGCGTGAGACGTTCGGCGAAAAGCCGATTTCTCATCGTTCGCGCCAGTTTGTCGACGATTTTCAACGCGTGAAACGGCAACTGTGCGAGTTGACGAGGACGAACCATGTGGAAATTGCGCTTGGAACGGGGACGCTCGGGAACGACATCGTCGCTGCCCAACTTTCGCAGCTGGAAGGACGCGGATTGATCGTCACGAACGGAGAGTTCGGCGAACGGCTGCTCGACCACGCGGCACGCTTCGGGCTGGCGCACGAAACGATGAAACACGAATGGGGCGAACCGTTGGCTTACGAAAAAATCGGCGAACGCCTCAAAGAAAATCCCGAGATTCGTTGGTTATGGACGGTGCATTGCGAAACGTCGACAGGCCTTTTGAACGATATGGAAAGCTTGAAGCGGCTGTGCCGGTTGCACGACGTCCGGCTGTGTCTCGACTGCTGCAGTTCGATCGGCATCGTCCCGGTCGATCTTTCCGACGTGTTTCTGGCATCGTCGGGCAGCGGTAAAGGGATGAGTTCCTTCGCAGGACTGGCAACCGTTTTTTATAATCACGATGTCCAACCGAGCACCCGCATTCCGCGGTATTTGGATCTTGGTTACTACGCATCAAAGCAAGGCGTGCCGTTCACCCATTCTTCGAACCTCGTTTACGCATTGAAAACCGCCTTGCAACGGTTCGAAGACGGCGAGTTGTTCCGCAAACAAGCCGAATTGGCCGCATGGCTCCGAGGCGAGCTTCGCGATCGCGGATTTGTCTTGTTCGGATCGGATGAAAACACGTCACCGGGCATCGTAACGATCGAATTGCCCGAAGAAACGAATTCACTTGCGGCCGGAGAAGCCCTTGAGCGCGCCGGCTACTTGCTCAGCTATCGAAGCGAGTATTTGCTCAAGCGAAATTGGGTGCAAATTTCGCTCATGGGCGAGCATTCCAAAGGACAGCTGCTTTCCTTGCTTGCAGAATTGCAGCGCTTTGCTCGATAA
- a CDS encoding glycerol-3-phosphate acyltransferase — protein MHAAVSGLMVLAAYGVGCLTAGYYLVRFGKGADIHDIGSGNVGARNVSRVLGRTGFAVTLALDMAKGMLVVWAARRAGLEPFAVAAAGAAVVAGHIWPLQFRFRGGKGIAAAIGVILALNWILMGLVIAQFLVLYVFVRSFTIAGLGAIAVTPLTAVLVGQPGVQALGIAAIAALVLFSHRENLAERLGTRRS, from the coding sequence ATGCATGCCGCCGTTTCAGGGTTGATGGTTCTTGCCGCATACGGTGTCGGCTGTCTTACCGCGGGCTATTATTTGGTCCGGTTCGGGAAAGGCGCCGACATTCACGACATCGGCAGCGGCAACGTCGGTGCCCGCAACGTAAGCCGAGTGCTCGGCCGCACGGGTTTTGCCGTCACGCTCGCGCTCGACATGGCCAAAGGCATGCTCGTTGTTTGGGCGGCGCGCCGCGCCGGCCTCGAGCCTTTCGCGGTCGCGGCCGCTGGTGCGGCAGTTGTGGCGGGCCACATTTGGCCGCTGCAATTTCGTTTTCGCGGCGGCAAAGGCATTGCCGCGGCGATCGGGGTGATTCTCGCACTCAACTGGATCTTGATGGGGCTGGTCATCGCCCAATTTCTCGTACTCTACGTTTTCGTGCGGAGTTTTACGATCGCCGGTCTCGGCGCAATTGCGGTCACGCCGCTGACTGCCGTCTTGGTCGGTCAACCGGGCGTACAAGCGCTCGGCATCGCGGCGATTGCCGCTCTCGTACTGTTTTCCCACCGGGAAAACCTCGCGGAACGGCTCGGCACCCGCCGTTCTTAG
- a CDS encoding VOC family protein produces MQDITTFLKFNGQAEEAIRFYVSLFDDASMESLHHNEDGSVRHAVFRLKGLSFMAVDGSGEEPHPFTPAMSLFVQCRTEKEIERVFRGLADGGKVLTPLAESPFSEKYGRVEDRYGVSWQLNL; encoded by the coding sequence ATGCAAGACATCACGACTTTTTTGAAATTCAACGGGCAAGCGGAAGAGGCAATTCGCTTCTATGTGTCGCTGTTTGATGATGCGTCGATGGAAAGCCTTCATCATAACGAAGACGGCAGCGTACGGCATGCGGTCTTCCGGTTGAAAGGGTTGTCGTTCATGGCTGTCGACGGCAGCGGGGAGGAGCCGCATCCGTTTACGCCGGCGATGTCGCTGTTTGTCCAATGCCGGACGGAAAAAGAAATCGAGCGCGTGTTTCGTGGGCTTGCGGACGGCGGTAAAGTGCTGACGCCGCTCGCGGAATCACCGTTCAGCGAAAAATACGGACGGGTCGAAGACCGGTACGGGGTATCGTGGCAGCTGAATTTGTAG
- a CDS encoding YfhE family protein, translated as MQSKRSQYQPVQGAGESLSDAQEVLYAKAFKAADIAGGYRKPRVRRAKREKKDD; from the coding sequence ATGCAAAGCAAAAGATCACAGTACCAGCCGGTGCAAGGCGCGGGTGAATCGCTTTCGGATGCCCAGGAAGTCCTGTACGCGAAAGCGTTCAAGGCCGCCGACATCGCCGGCGGTTACCGGAAGCCGCGCGTGCGGCGCGCGAAGCGCGAGAAAAAAGACGACTGA
- a CDS encoding MBL fold metallo-hydrolase, giving the protein MKIADGVYMLENTTGVMGQPNTVHPILIASDDAFVLIDTGFTGQFPQLQDALEVHEVPLEKLTDLIISHQDLDHIGNMPEVVANAPHVRVLTHELEKPFVQGEQPLLKYDVAEVEKLPAEIPQAFKDGLISLIKNPPQAQVDGLLADGDVLPIAGGMTVIFTPGHTPGHLSFYLHESKILIAADAMMVEDGRLNGPAPQATYDLALAAESLKKFTEYDVEKVVCYHGGLYEDAPNTRIRELAGG; this is encoded by the coding sequence ATGAAAATCGCTGACGGCGTTTATATGCTGGAAAACACCACCGGGGTGATGGGGCAACCCAATACTGTGCATCCGATCCTGATCGCATCAGACGATGCTTTCGTTTTGATCGACACGGGATTTACCGGACAATTTCCTCAATTGCAGGACGCACTTGAAGTGCACGAGGTACCGCTTGAAAAATTGACCGACCTCATCATCAGCCACCAAGACTTGGATCACATCGGGAACATGCCGGAAGTTGTTGCAAACGCACCGCATGTGCGGGTGCTGACTCACGAGCTGGAAAAGCCGTTCGTTCAAGGTGAACAACCGTTGCTGAAATACGATGTTGCCGAAGTCGAAAAGTTGCCGGCAGAAATTCCGCAGGCGTTCAAGGACGGACTGATTTCGCTCATAAAAAATCCGCCGCAAGCACAGGTGGATGGGCTTTTGGCAGACGGCGACGTGCTGCCGATCGCCGGCGGCATGACCGTCATTTTCACCCCAGGGCATACGCCCGGGCACTTGAGCTTTTATTTGCACGAGAGCAAGATTTTGATCGCCGCGGACGCGATGATGGTCGAGGACGGCCGTCTGAACGGCCCGGCGCCGCAGGCGACTTACGATTTGGCACTCGCCGCGGAATCGTTGAAGAAGTTCACGGAATATGACGTGGAAAAAGTGGTCTGTTACCACGGCGGCTTGTATGAAGACGCGCCGAACACGCGGATTCGCGAGTTGGCCGGGGGATGA